The proteins below come from a single Balaenoptera musculus isolate JJ_BM4_2016_0621 chromosome 1, mBalMus1.pri.v3, whole genome shotgun sequence genomic window:
- the F11R gene encoding junctional adhesion molecule A — MLGTKAKAGRKQLLLFTSMILCSLALGRGAVQTSEPVVKVAENKPAKLSCSYSGFSSPRVEWKFAHGDITSLVCYRNKITASYEDRVTFSDSGITFHSVTRKDTGTYTCMVSDEGGNTYGEVTVQLIVLVPPSKPTINVPSSATIGTRAVLTCSEKDGSPPSEYFWFKNGLLMPTEPKNNRAFSNSSYSLNHKTGELIFDPMSASDAGDYTCEAQNGYGSPMKSDTVHMDAAELNVGGIVAAVLVTLILLGVLIFGIWFAYNRGYFDRAKKGTSSKKVIYSQPTARRDGEFRQTSSFLV; from the exons ATGCTGGGGACGAAGGCGAAAGCCGGGCGGAAACAGTTGCTTCTCTTCACGTCGATGATCCTGT gCTCACTGGCATTGGGCAGGGGTGCAGTGCAAACTTCTGAACCAGTAGTCAAAGTTGCTGAGAATAAAC CTGCCAAGTTGTCCTGCTCCTACTCGGGCTTCTCCTCTCCCCGTGTGGAGTGGAAGTTTGCCCATGGCGACATCACCAGCCTCGTTTGCTATAGGAACAAGATCACAG CTTCCTATGAGGACCGAGTTACTTTTTCGGACAGTGGCATCACCTTCCATTCTGTGACCCGGAAAGACACGGGGACGTACACTTGTATGGTCTCTGACGAAGGCGGCAACACCTATGGGGAGGTCACCGTCCAGCTCATTGTGCTTG tgcCTCCATCCAAGCCTACAATCAATGTCCCCTCCTCTGCTACCATCGGGACCCGAGCAGTGCTGACCTGCTCAGAGAAAGACGGTTCCCCACCTTCTGAATACTTTTGGTTCAAGAATGGGTTACTGATGCCTACGGAACCCAAGAACAACCGTGCCTTCAGCAACTCTTCCTATAGCCTGAACCATAAGACAGGGGAGCTG ATCTTTGACCCCATGTCGGCCTCTGATGCTGGAGACTATACTTGTGAGGCGCAGAATGGGTATGGGTCACCCATGAAGTCAGACACTGTGCACATGGATGCTG CGGAGCTGAATGTAGGGGGCATCGTGGCAGCTGTCCTTGTAACACTCATTCTCCTTGGAGTCTTGATTTTTGGCATCTGGTTCGCCTATAACCGAGGCTACTTTGACA GAGCAAAGAAAGG GACCTCGAGTAAGAAAGTGATTTACAGCCAGCCCACTGCTCGAAGAGAT GGGGAATTCAGACAGACCTCATCATTCTTGGTGTGA
- the TSTD1 gene encoding thiosulfate:glutathione sulfurtransferase, whose translation MLRAPRGLAGAAFLKLAFAARIMAREPTVLLPELRSLLASGRAQLIDVRSREEAAAGTIPGALNIPVSELETALQMEPAAFKALYSTEKPKLEDENLIFFCQRGKRGFQATQLALGLGYKGARNYKGAYSEWFQKED comes from the exons ATGCTGCGGGCGCCCAGGGGGCTGGCCGGGGCCGCATTCCTGAAACTCGCATTTGCGGCGCGCATCATGGCTAGAG AGCCCACGGTCTTGCTCCCCGAACTCCGTTCGCTCCTAGCCTCCGGCCGGGCCCAGCTCATCGACGTGAGATCTCGGGAGGAGGCGGCAGCTGGGACCATCCCTGGGGCGCTCAACATCCCCG TGTCAGAGTTGGAAACTGCCCTGCAGATGGAGCCAGCTGCTTTCAAGGCTTTGTACTCCACCGAGAAACCAAAGCTGGAAGATGAGAACCTCATTTTCTTCTGTCAGAGGGGCAAGCGGGGCTTTCAGGCCACACAGTTGGCCTTGGGCCTTGGATACAAAGG GGCTCGGAACTACAAAGGGGCCTATAGTGAATGGTTCCAGAAAGAAGATTAG